The Mucilaginibacter defluvii genome contains the following window.
ATAATTGATGATTAAAGGTTTAATAAAGATAGAATTAATTATTGGTGTGCAATTTGTTTTGCAAAAGCAAAACACTAAATAACTATGAACTTAAAACGCACCTTCGGAACAATACTTACCATTTTAGGTATAGTTGGTTTAATTTATACAGGCGTTGGTATTATACAAAAGAGCGCCGAAATGACTACCTTGGTTGTAGTCGGCATTATCGCCATTATGTTCTTTTTTACAGGCATTGGTTTGGTACGCAACACGGCCGACAAAGCGGTTTAATAACTCGCGGACATTACACCATCATTGCTGATTGCGAGCGGTGATTCCGGGAAATCAGAGGCATTTAATATTTTGATCTTTTTGATCACGCGATTGCCGGTATCAATTTGAATGCCCGCCGGATAAGTTTGCCGGGTTGCTACAATGCGCCCGGCGGCGAATTCCCCGTTTTTTTTAATAGTGAGCTTTAATAGAGGTGCAAGGCCGCAAATGCCACTGGTGTTAACGCCCTTGTAAGTGCAAAAATTCCCTAAGCTATAAGCTATAAACCTCTTTTTATAAAGTTCCATGCCACGGGTAAGGTGCGGGCCATGGCCTAACACCACGTCTGCCCCGGCATCAATAGCGTTGTGCGCAAAGGCGTAAACGTTGCCACGGTTTTCGCCTTTATAGCTTTCATCCGCGCGCGTTACATGCTCAAATCCGGTGCCCTCGCCTCCGCCATGAAACGATACGATAACAATATCAGTTTGCTGCTTTAATTTGCGGATGATGGTGGCAGCATTTTGCAGGTCAAGCAACGATACGGTTTGGCTGTTAGGCGAAAATGCGCAGAAGCCTACGGTAAAACCTTTCACTTTTATGA
Protein-coding sequences here:
- a CDS encoding CapA family protein; the encoded protein is MRRLNLYLLFFIILLTYACKQGNKQPAVKQNNATAVNTTKKSTPTDDTLSIVAVGDMMLGTSYPSRSTLPPDSGKRSFKPVLSHLRNADVTFGNLEGVLLDTGAAAEFKLRQRSKAYLFRMPEWYGGIIKDAGFDLISLGNNHSNDFGLAGRKATMRILDSLQIAYAGLRSKPTAIIKVKGFTVGFCAFSPNSQTVSLLDLQNAATIIRKLKQQTDIVIVSFHGGGEGTGFEHVTRADESYKGENRGNVYAFAHNAIDAGADVVLGHGPHLTRGMELYKKRFIAYSLGNFCTYKGVNTSGICGLAPLLKLTIKKNGEFAAGRIVATRQTYPAGIQIDTGNRVIKKIKILNASDFPESPLAISNDGVMSASY